One part of the Futiania mangrovi genome encodes these proteins:
- the purF gene encoding amidophosphoribosyltransferase, with the protein MRHETPFDDDKLHEECGVFGVFGHPDAAALTALGLHALQHRGQEAAGIVSQDGKQFMSERRLGLVGDNFSREDVIRRLAGERAIGHTRYSTTGDTILRNVQPLFADLAEGGFAVAHNGNLTNAQALRHELVKRGSIFQSTSDTETIVHLIATSGFGRLTDRMIHALKQVEGAYSLVALTPDAMIGVRDPLGVRPLSLGKLENAWILASETCALDIIGADFVRDLDPGEMVVIRETGVETLRPFPAQSHRFCIFEYVYFARPDSYMEGSSVYEARKRIGMELARESHADADIVIPVPDSGTPAAIGYASEAGIPFELGIIRNHYVGRTFIEPTDNIRHLGVKLKHNANRALLEGKRVILVDDSIVRGTTSVKIVNMVREAGATEVHMRIASPPTTHSCFYGVDTPERSKLLASRMSVADMAKHIGVDSLAFISIDGLYRAMREPGRNSQQPQYCDACFTGDYPTTLTDHEDEATGNQLSLLTESV; encoded by the coding sequence ATGCGCCACGAGACACCTTTCGACGACGACAAACTGCATGAGGAATGCGGCGTATTCGGCGTGTTCGGACACCCGGACGCGGCCGCGCTGACCGCCTTGGGGCTGCACGCGCTGCAGCACCGCGGGCAGGAGGCCGCCGGCATCGTCAGTCAGGACGGCAAGCAGTTCATGTCGGAACGCCGGCTCGGCCTCGTCGGCGACAATTTCTCGCGCGAGGACGTGATCCGGCGCCTCGCGGGAGAGCGGGCCATCGGTCACACGCGCTATTCCACGACCGGCGACACGATCCTGAGGAACGTCCAGCCGCTCTTCGCCGACCTCGCGGAGGGCGGCTTTGCCGTCGCGCACAACGGCAACCTGACGAATGCGCAGGCGCTGCGGCACGAACTGGTCAAGCGCGGATCGATCTTCCAGTCGACGTCGGACACCGAGACCATCGTCCACCTGATCGCGACGAGCGGGTTCGGGCGGTTGACCGACCGAATGATTCACGCGCTGAAGCAGGTCGAGGGTGCCTATTCGCTGGTGGCGCTGACACCCGACGCGATGATCGGCGTGCGCGACCCGCTGGGCGTGCGCCCCTTGTCCCTCGGTAAGCTGGAGAACGCCTGGATCCTCGCGTCGGAGACCTGCGCGCTGGACATCATCGGGGCGGACTTCGTGCGCGACCTCGACCCCGGCGAGATGGTGGTGATCCGCGAGACGGGCGTGGAAACGCTGCGCCCCTTCCCGGCGCAGTCGCACCGCTTCTGCATCTTCGAATATGTCTATTTCGCGCGGCCCGACAGCTACATGGAAGGGTCGAGCGTCTACGAGGCGCGCAAGCGCATCGGGATGGAACTTGCCCGCGAATCCCACGCCGACGCCGACATCGTGATCCCGGTTCCCGACAGCGGCACGCCAGCGGCCATCGGCTATGCGAGCGAGGCGGGAATTCCCTTCGAGCTGGGCATCATCCGCAACCATTATGTCGGCCGCACCTTCATCGAGCCGACGGACAACATCCGGCACCTCGGCGTGAAGCTGAAGCACAACGCCAACCGGGCACTGCTTGAAGGCAAGCGCGTGATCCTGGTCGACGATTCGATCGTGCGCGGAACCACCTCCGTCAAGATCGTGAACATGGTGCGCGAGGCAGGCGCGACAGAGGTGCACATGCGCATCGCCAGCCCGCCGACGACCCATTCCTGCTTCTACGGCGTCGACACGCCGGAGCGGTCGAAGCTGCTGGCCTCCCGCATGTCGGTCGCGGACATGGCGAAGCACATCGGCGTCGACAGCCTCGCCTTCATCTCCATCGACGGTCTCTACCGCGCGATGCGGGAGCCGGGCCGCAATTCCCAGCAGCCGCAATACTGCGATGCCTGCTTCACCGGCGACTATCCGACCACGCTGACCGACCATGAGGACGAGGCGACGGGAAACCAGCTGTCGCTGCTGACGGAGAGCGTCTGA
- a CDS encoding ABC transporter ATP-binding protein, whose protein sequence is MSATDESPMLKLTGVNKAFGPKKVLNGVDLSVPRGQSLVVIGGSGTGKSVMLKCILGLLRADSGSITVDGAEVVGTRGRALDEIRAKFGMLFQGAALFDSLRVWENVAFGLIQGRGTKRADAHEIAIDKLTKVGLSPDVGNLYPAELSGGMQKRVGLARAIATDPEIIFFDEPTTGLDPIMADVINHLIVERVKELGATALSITHDMGSVRKIADRVAMIHGGKILWEGPVAELENSGNPYVEQFIHGRSEGPIRVDMGRK, encoded by the coding sequence ATGAGCGCCACCGACGAGAGCCCGATGCTGAAGCTGACCGGCGTCAACAAGGCGTTCGGCCCGAAGAAGGTGCTGAACGGCGTGGACCTGAGTGTGCCGCGCGGCCAGTCGCTCGTCGTGATCGGCGGGTCGGGCACCGGCAAGTCGGTCATGCTGAAATGCATCCTGGGCCTGCTGCGCGCCGACAGCGGCTCCATCACGGTCGACGGGGCGGAAGTCGTGGGAACGCGGGGCCGCGCGCTCGACGAGATCCGGGCGAAGTTCGGGATGCTCTTTCAGGGTGCGGCGCTCTTCGACAGCCTGCGGGTCTGGGAGAACGTGGCGTTCGGCCTGATCCAGGGCCGGGGCACGAAGCGCGCGGACGCGCACGAGATCGCCATCGACAAGCTGACCAAGGTCGGCCTGTCGCCGGATGTCGGCAACCTCTACCCGGCGGAGCTTTCGGGAGGGATGCAGAAGCGCGTGGGGCTGGCCCGCGCCATCGCGACCGATCCCGAGATCATCTTCTTCGACGAGCCGACGACGGGCCTCGACCCGATCATGGCAGACGTCATCAATCACCTGATCGTGGAGCGCGTGAAGGAGCTTGGCGCGACGGCTCTGTCGATCACCCACGACATGGGCTCGGTGCGCAAGATCGCCGACCGCGTGGCGATGATCCACGGCGGCAAGATCCTGTGGGAAGGTCCCGTGGCGGAGTTGGAAAACTCCGGCAATCCTTACGTCGAGCAATTCATTCACGGACGCTCCGAAGGCCCGATCCGCGTCGACATGGGCCGGAAATAG
- a CDS encoding outer membrane protein assembly factor BamB family protein gives MSPRRLLRLYRPLALALVALPLAGCGAYESIFGGEDEARLEGTRIPVLGTGGGLVADPAVAGTAVRVPPPVAIYDWPQTGVTPGHAVGALAGPSSFDVRWSVNVGDGGGSDTPVLSQPVIVGERIFVKDGEAGVHALARASGSTIWSVDLTPEGERSDTGFGGGLAYDAGRLFVTMPFGFVAALDPQTGNELWRASLGVPMRGAPAAAGGRVYAVTHDNQLYALDQSSGTVLWSYRAIVEPAGLLKTGVPGLRDDLVVAPFGSGEIVGLRPANGAVLWGDTLARTGLVTPLAALSAVAGSPVVEGDRVYAISHGGRFVALDALTGRRIWTIDVAGTEMPWSAGDHLFAVTTEAQVIAVRKADGRIRWVSSLPAFEDPDDREDPIFWSGPVLAGGQLVLTGSDGRLVALSPLDGSIVREADAPASFLAPVVAGDTLYVLGRDGTLAAFR, from the coding sequence GTGAGCCCGAGACGGCTTCTCCGTCTGTACCGTCCGCTTGCGCTTGCGCTCGTGGCCTTGCCGCTTGCCGGCTGCGGCGCTTATGAGAGCATTTTCGGCGGCGAGGATGAGGCGCGCCTCGAAGGAACGCGGATTCCCGTCCTCGGTACCGGCGGCGGCCTCGTCGCCGATCCGGCCGTGGCGGGTACTGCCGTGCGGGTACCGCCGCCCGTTGCGATCTACGACTGGCCGCAGACCGGTGTCACCCCTGGACATGCTGTGGGCGCGCTTGCCGGTCCGTCGAGCTTCGACGTGCGCTGGAGCGTCAATGTCGGCGACGGCGGCGGGTCCGACACGCCGGTCCTGTCTCAGCCGGTGATCGTGGGCGAGCGCATCTTCGTGAAGGATGGCGAGGCTGGCGTCCACGCGCTGGCGCGGGCGTCGGGAAGCACGATCTGGTCCGTCGACCTGACCCCGGAGGGGGAGCGGTCGGATACCGGTTTCGGTGGCGGGCTCGCCTATGACGCGGGGCGCCTCTTCGTGACCATGCCGTTCGGTTTCGTTGCCGCGCTGGATCCGCAAACCGGCAACGAGCTGTGGCGCGCGTCCCTGGGGGTGCCCATGCGCGGGGCACCTGCTGCTGCGGGCGGGCGGGTCTATGCCGTCACCCACGACAACCAGCTTTACGCCCTCGACCAGTCTAGCGGGACGGTGCTGTGGAGCTATCGCGCGATCGTGGAGCCCGCGGGCCTTCTCAAGACGGGCGTCCCCGGCTTGCGCGACGACCTCGTCGTGGCGCCGTTCGGCTCGGGTGAGATCGTCGGGCTGCGGCCTGCGAATGGCGCGGTGCTGTGGGGCGACACGCTGGCGCGCACCGGTCTCGTCACGCCGCTGGCCGCGCTCAGCGCGGTGGCGGGCTCGCCGGTGGTCGAGGGGGACCGGGTCTACGCGATCAGCCATGGCGGCCGGTTCGTGGCGCTCGACGCGCTGACCGGGCGCCGGATCTGGACCATCGACGTAGCCGGGACCGAGATGCCTTGGAGCGCGGGGGACCATCTGTTCGCCGTCACCACCGAGGCGCAGGTGATTGCCGTGCGCAAGGCCGATGGCCGCATCCGCTGGGTGTCATCTCTTCCGGCGTTCGAGGATCCGGACGACCGGGAGGATCCGATCTTCTGGTCGGGGCCGGTGTTGGCGGGCGGCCAGCTTGTGCTCACCGGCAGCGACGGGCGCCTCGTCGCGCTCTCGCCGTTGGACGGCAGCATCGTGCGCGAGGCGGATGCGCCGGCGTCCTTCCTGGCGCCGGTCGTCGCGGGCGACACGCTCTATGTCCTCGGGCGTGACGGCACGCTCGCGGCGTTCCGCTGA
- a CDS encoding MlaE family ABC transporter permease, which yields MSFNPLAAIGATVLGLCRETGRLAMFTGSALGHCVRPPFFLGIVMQQMMRIGYFSLPVVGLTALFTGAVLALQIYIGGSRFNAENIVASIVVLGITRELGPVLGGLMVAGRVSAAIAAEIGTMRVTEQIDALATLATNPIKYLVVPRIVAATLTMPLLVLVADIIGVMGGFLVGTERLGFNAGVYIKNTWDFLEADDVISGLVKAAVFGFIIALMGCYQGYNSRGGAQGVGAATTSAVVSASVLILAANYILTELFFST from the coding sequence ATGAGTTTCAACCCGCTGGCCGCCATCGGGGCGACCGTCCTCGGCCTCTGCCGGGAGACCGGGCGGCTCGCCATGTTCACGGGCAGCGCGCTCGGCCATTGCGTGCGCCCGCCGTTCTTCCTGGGCATCGTGATGCAGCAGATGATGCGGATCGGCTATTTCTCGCTGCCGGTGGTCGGGCTGACGGCGCTCTTCACCGGCGCGGTGCTGGCGCTGCAGATCTACATCGGCGGGTCGCGTTTCAACGCGGAGAACATCGTCGCCTCCATCGTGGTGCTGGGCATCACGCGCGAACTGGGACCGGTGCTGGGCGGCCTGATGGTGGCGGGGCGCGTCTCGGCGGCCATTGCGGCGGAAATCGGCACCATGCGCGTGACCGAGCAGATCGACGCGCTCGCAACCCTCGCCACCAACCCGATCAAGTACCTCGTCGTGCCGCGGATCGTGGCGGCGACGCTGACCATGCCGCTGCTGGTGTTGGTCGCCGACATCATCGGCGTCATGGGCGGCTTCCTGGTAGGGACGGAGCGGCTGGGCTTCAACGCCGGCGTCTACATCAAGAACACCTGGGATTTCCTCGAGGCCGACGACGTGATTTCCGGCCTCGTGAAGGCCGCCGTCTTCGGTTTCATCATCGCGCTGATGGGCTGCTACCAGGGCTACAACAGCCGCGGCGGCGCGCAAGGCGTGGGTGCGGCCACGACGAGCGCGGTGGTGTCGGCCTCGGTCCTGATCCTCGCGGCCAACTACATCCTGACCGAACTGTTCTTCTCCACATGA
- the alr gene encoding alanine racemase yields the protein MADSVLTIDLDALTANWRALAAKTPKAECGATVKADAYGLGIARVAPALWAVGCRTFFVAHLDEGIALRAILPEATIHVFNGRRSGTDTEFVLHRLRPVLNTLEDLDAWAALARTREEVLPATLHVDTGMSRLGLDRREAARLIDAPDIARAAHVTTVMSHLARAEDAGDPMNAAQLARFEAVRAVLPGVAGSLANTGGVLLGPAYQQDLMRPGIGLYGGEPFVAAEPVVTLGARILQVREIDAGETVGYGATWTAARPSRIATVACGYADGYIRAAGNRAHGRLAGVDVPMVGRVSMDLITFDVTDVPAQTAHPGALIEMFGPGVRIDRAADAAGTIAYEFLTRLGDRFERIYSGGHGGTGDARP from the coding sequence GTGGCCGACAGTGTCCTGACCATCGACCTCGACGCGCTGACGGCCAACTGGCGGGCGCTCGCGGCAAAGACACCGAAGGCAGAGTGTGGGGCGACCGTCAAGGCGGACGCCTATGGCCTCGGCATCGCGCGCGTGGCGCCTGCGCTGTGGGCGGTGGGGTGCCGCACCTTCTTCGTCGCGCATCTCGACGAGGGGATCGCGCTGCGGGCAATCCTGCCGGAAGCGACCATCCACGTCTTCAACGGGCGCCGGTCGGGAACGGATACGGAGTTCGTGCTGCACCGGCTGCGCCCGGTCCTCAACACTCTGGAGGATCTCGACGCCTGGGCGGCGCTCGCACGAACGCGCGAGGAAGTGCTGCCCGCGACCCTGCACGTGGACACCGGCATGAGCCGCCTCGGCCTCGACCGCCGGGAGGCTGCACGCCTGATCGACGCGCCGGACATCGCGCGGGCGGCGCACGTCACGACGGTGATGAGCCACCTCGCCCGCGCGGAGGACGCCGGCGACCCGATGAACGCGGCACAGCTTGCCCGGTTCGAGGCGGTGCGCGCCGTCCTCCCGGGCGTGGCGGGCAGCCTCGCCAACACGGGCGGCGTGCTGCTGGGTCCCGCCTACCAGCAGGATCTGATGCGCCCGGGGATCGGGCTCTATGGCGGCGAACCGTTCGTCGCGGCCGAACCCGTCGTCACGCTGGGCGCGCGCATCCTGCAGGTGCGGGAGATCGACGCGGGCGAAACCGTCGGCTATGGCGCCACCTGGACCGCCGCGCGCCCCTCGCGGATCGCAACGGTGGCCTGCGGCTACGCGGACGGGTATATACGGGCCGCCGGCAATCGGGCGCACGGGCGTCTTGCCGGGGTTGACGTGCCAATGGTCGGACGGGTCTCCATGGATCTCATCACCTTCGACGTGACGGACGTGCCGGCACAGACAGCCCATCCCGGCGCGCTGATCGAGATGTTCGGCCCCGGCGTGCGCATCGACCGCGCGGCGGACGCGGCCGGAACGATTGCCTACGAATTCCTGACGCGCCTCGGTGACCGGTTCGAGCGGATCTATTCCGGCGGGCACGGCGGCACGGGAGACGCGCGGCCATGA
- a CDS encoding CvpA family protein — protein MDASTFTIGDIVIIGVVLLSALLAMVRGFTREILGLGALAAALAAAYFGFGHVSPYARQYIQPDTVADGASAVGIFLVVWFVAAMIGHWFSSKIEDSPVSAIDRTLGFIFGAVRGLAVLAVLFLVFVKLVPAPEQHPAWVRDARLLPLVSESAAFIDNLLPSEAPPLPNVPGLTPREGSGTGSGPTRTDDTEASQGYNARDRQALERALQSVTGETDQPASAER, from the coding sequence ATGGACGCCAGCACCTTCACCATCGGCGACATCGTCATCATCGGCGTGGTCCTGCTGTCCGCGCTGCTGGCCATGGTCCGGGGCTTCACCCGCGAGATCCTGGGCCTCGGCGCGCTCGCGGCGGCGCTGGCAGCGGCCTATTTCGGGTTCGGGCACGTCTCGCCCTATGCCCGGCAGTATATCCAGCCGGACACGGTGGCAGACGGGGCCTCGGCGGTCGGCATCTTCCTCGTCGTCTGGTTCGTGGCGGCGATGATCGGCCACTGGTTCTCAAGCAAGATCGAGGATTCGCCCGTTTCCGCGATCGACCGGACGCTCGGCTTCATCTTCGGCGCGGTTCGCGGTCTGGCGGTTTTGGCGGTGCTGTTCCTCGTCTTCGTGAAGCTGGTTCCTGCGCCGGAGCAGCACCCCGCCTGGGTGCGCGACGCGCGTCTCCTGCCGCTCGTCTCCGAGAGTGCGGCCTTCATCGACAACTTGCTGCCGTCGGAAGCCCCGCCGCTGCCGAACGTGCCGGGTCTCACGCCGCGCGAGGGCTCGGGAACGGGCTCGGGTCCGACAAGGACAGATGACACGGAAGCGTCACAGGGCTATAACGCGCGCGACCGGCAGGCGCTGGAGCGCGCCCTGCAATCGGTGACCGGGGAGACGGATCAGCCCGCGTCGGCGGAGCGCTGA
- a CDS encoding SDR family NAD(P)-dependent oxidoreductase — protein MTETTAEGPLAGRVALVTGASRGIGRAVTLAYARAGAHVIALARTVGGLEELDDEIQALGYQATLVPLNLKDADGLDRLGASIFERWGRLDVVVGNAAILGTLTPLAHIKPRQWKDLLEINVTANYRLIRSVDPLLRASPSGRAIFVTSRAAGLHRPYWGGYAVTKAALEEMVLTYAAESAKSPVRVNLVDPGPLRTDMRAEAMPGEDPMTLKTPEDIAPLFVELARAEEIRNGEIVRFQPR, from the coding sequence ATGACCGAAACGACGGCGGAAGGCCCGCTCGCAGGGCGGGTGGCGCTCGTCACGGGTGCGTCGCGCGGGATCGGTCGCGCGGTCACGCTGGCCTATGCGCGCGCGGGCGCTCATGTCATCGCGCTTGCCCGGACCGTCGGCGGGCTGGAGGAGCTTGACGACGAGATCCAGGCACTGGGCTACCAGGCGACGCTCGTACCGCTCAACCTGAAGGATGCCGACGGGCTGGACCGGCTCGGCGCGTCGATCTTCGAGCGGTGGGGGCGCCTCGACGTGGTGGTGGGAAATGCCGCGATCCTCGGCACGCTGACGCCGCTCGCCCACATCAAGCCGCGCCAGTGGAAGGACCTACTGGAGATCAATGTCACCGCGAACTACCGCCTGATCCGGTCGGTGGATCCGCTGTTGCGGGCGTCGCCTTCCGGCCGTGCGATCTTCGTGACCTCGCGTGCGGCGGGCCTGCACCGGCCATATTGGGGCGGCTACGCGGTCACCAAGGCAGCGCTGGAGGAAATGGTGCTGACCTATGCGGCGGAAAGCGCGAAGTCGCCTGTCCGCGTGAACCTGGTCGATCCCGGCCCGCTGCGCACCGACATGCGCGCCGAGGCCATGCCCGGCGAGGACCCGATGACGCTGAAGACGCCGGAGGACATCGCGCCGCTGTTCGTCGAACTGGCACGCGCGGAAGAGATCCGCAACGGCGAGATCGTCCGCTTCCAGCCGCGCTGA
- the radA gene encoding DNA repair protein RadA, which translates to MARTRETFVCQACGAVHPRWQGKCDACGEWNSIVEEKAPPPASARPLPRSKGKARMELVDLKGDAPDAPRRKTGIGELDRVLGGGLVPASAILIGGDPGIGKSTLLLQAMAAVANGGGRAVYVSGEEAIGQIKMRARRLGLANANVELAAETNLAAILGTLEAGTPPDVVVIDSVQTLWSDTLDSAPGTVTQVRACAQELVRMAKSRGTAVLIVGHVTKDGQLAGPRVMEHMVDTVLYFEGERGHQFRVLRAVKNRFGPADEIGVFEMTGAGLTEVLNPSALFVGDREARASGAAVFAGIEGTRPVLVEIQALVAASPLGTPRRTVVGWDGGRLAMILAVLDARCGVGLGSHDVYLNVAGGLRIGEPAADLAVAAALLSSATDSPLPLDVVVFGEVSLSGAIRPVAQAEARLKEAAKLGFKSAWTPSGLKLGSTPLPVVEIGDLAQLVARFGDLPRPARAKGT; encoded by the coding sequence GTGGCCCGCACCCGCGAAACCTTCGTCTGCCAGGCGTGCGGCGCGGTCCATCCGCGCTGGCAGGGCAAGTGCGACGCCTGCGGGGAATGGAATTCCATCGTCGAGGAGAAGGCGCCCCCGCCCGCCTCCGCCCGCCCGCTGCCGCGCTCGAAGGGCAAGGCGCGGATGGAGCTTGTCGACCTCAAGGGCGATGCGCCGGACGCCCCGCGCCGCAAGACCGGCATCGGAGAACTCGACCGCGTGCTGGGCGGCGGGCTGGTGCCGGCCTCGGCCATCCTGATCGGTGGCGATCCGGGCATCGGCAAGTCAACGCTGCTGCTGCAGGCCATGGCGGCGGTCGCCAATGGCGGCGGGCGCGCGGTCTATGTCTCCGGCGAGGAGGCCATCGGCCAGATCAAGATGCGCGCGCGGCGGCTGGGTCTTGCGAATGCGAACGTGGAGCTTGCGGCGGAAACGAACCTCGCGGCGATCCTCGGCACGCTTGAGGCCGGAACGCCGCCCGACGTGGTCGTGATCGATTCGGTGCAGACGCTGTGGTCCGACACGCTCGACAGCGCGCCCGGAACGGTGACGCAGGTGCGCGCCTGCGCGCAGGAGCTTGTGCGCATGGCCAAGTCGCGCGGCACCGCGGTCCTGATCGTCGGCCACGTCACCAAGGATGGCCAGCTTGCGGGCCCCCGCGTCATGGAGCACATGGTCGATACGGTGCTCTATTTCGAGGGCGAGCGCGGCCACCAGTTCCGGGTGCTGCGCGCGGTGAAGAACCGCTTTGGCCCGGCCGACGAGATCGGCGTGTTCGAGATGACGGGCGCGGGGCTGACGGAGGTGCTGAACCCCTCTGCCCTGTTCGTCGGCGACCGGGAGGCGCGCGCCTCTGGCGCAGCCGTCTTCGCGGGCATCGAGGGTACGCGGCCCGTGCTGGTGGAAATCCAGGCGCTGGTCGCAGCCTCGCCGCTCGGCACGCCGCGGCGCACCGTGGTGGGCTGGGACGGCGGGCGGCTCGCCATGATCCTCGCGGTGCTCGACGCGCGTTGCGGCGTCGGCCTCGGCAGCCACGACGTCTACCTGAACGTCGCCGGCGGCCTGCGGATCGGGGAACCCGCAGCCGACCTCGCGGTGGCGGCGGCGCTCTTGTCCTCAGCGACCGACAGCCCGCTGCCGTTGGACGTGGTCGTATTCGGCGAGGTCAGCCTCTCGGGTGCTATCCGGCCGGTGGCACAAGCAGAAGCGCGCTTGAAAGAAGCCGCCAAACTTGGTTTCAAGAGCGCGTGGACACCGTCCGGGTTGAAACTCGGGTCCACCCCTCTCCCTGTCGTCGAGATCGGCGACCTGGCCCAGCTTGTGGCGCGTTTCGGGGACCTGCCCCGGCCCGCCCGCGCGAAAGGAACCTGA
- the der gene encoding ribosome biogenesis GTPase Der, with amino-acid sequence MRTLAIVGRPNVGKSTLFNRLAGKRLALVDDRPGVTRDRREGEGRLGDLSFRIIDTAGFEEADAESLEGRMRQQTERAIAEADLCLFMIDARAGLTPLDQHFAALLRRSGKPVILLANKAEGAAGDAGLVEAYALGFGEPVAISAEHGEGMADLAVALMPFIDEEMESFDEAAAGGGGDDEDRADRPLRLAVMGRPNAGKSTLINRLLGEERLLTGPEAGITRDAISVRWMWEDRPVTLHDTAGLRRKARISDKLEKLSVADALRAIQFAEVCVILIDATHPLETQDLRLVELAAEEGRAIVIGFSKWDLIEERQATLAELRQEVERLLPQVRGVEIVALSAVTGEGLDRLMPAVFRAERAWNVRVSTGQLNRWMQEATDQHPPPAVRGRRIRMRYATQVKTRPPTFVVFASQADEVPESYRRYLVNALRDSFDMPGVPIRLTLRQPKNPYAEKKRR; translated from the coding sequence ATGCGCACCCTGGCGATTGTCGGACGCCCCAATGTGGGCAAGTCGACCCTGTTCAACCGGCTCGCCGGCAAGCGCCTGGCGCTCGTCGACGACCGTCCAGGCGTGACCCGCGACCGGCGCGAGGGGGAGGGGCGTCTCGGCGACCTGAGCTTCCGGATCATCGATACCGCGGGCTTCGAGGAGGCGGACGCCGAGAGCCTCGAGGGCCGGATGCGCCAGCAGACCGAGCGCGCGATCGCCGAAGCCGACCTCTGTCTTTTCATGATCGACGCGCGCGCCGGGCTCACTCCGCTCGACCAGCATTTCGCCGCCCTCCTGCGCCGGTCTGGCAAGCCTGTCATCCTGCTCGCCAACAAGGCGGAAGGGGCCGCTGGCGACGCGGGCCTGGTGGAGGCCTATGCCCTGGGCTTCGGGGAGCCCGTCGCCATCTCCGCCGAACATGGGGAGGGCATGGCCGACCTTGCGGTCGCCCTCATGCCCTTCATCGACGAGGAGATGGAGAGCTTCGACGAAGCCGCCGCGGGGGGCGGTGGCGACGATGAGGACCGTGCCGACCGGCCCCTGCGCCTTGCGGTCATGGGGCGGCCCAATGCGGGCAAGTCGACCCTCATCAATCGCCTCCTGGGCGAAGAGCGGTTGCTCACCGGGCCCGAGGCGGGCATCACCCGCGACGCGATCTCCGTGCGATGGATGTGGGAGGATCGCCCGGTCACGCTGCACGACACCGCCGGTCTGAGGCGCAAGGCACGCATTTCCGACAAGCTGGAGAAGCTGTCGGTTGCCGATGCGCTGCGCGCCATCCAGTTCGCCGAGGTCTGCGTCATCCTGATCGACGCGACGCATCCGCTGGAAACGCAGGACCTGCGCCTGGTCGAGCTTGCGGCGGAGGAAGGCCGCGCCATCGTCATCGGTTTCAGCAAGTGGGACCTGATCGAGGAGCGGCAGGCCACGCTCGCCGAGTTGCGCCAGGAGGTGGAGCGTCTGTTGCCACAGGTCCGCGGCGTCGAGATCGTCGCGCTCTCCGCCGTGACCGGAGAGGGGCTCGACCGCCTGATGCCTGCCGTCTTCCGGGCGGAGCGGGCGTGGAACGTTCGCGTCTCCACGGGCCAACTCAATCGCTGGATGCAGGAAGCGACGGACCAGCATCCGCCGCCCGCCGTCCGCGGCCGCCGGATCCGCATGCGCTATGCGACGCAGGTGAAGACCCGCCCGCCGACCTTCGTGGTGTTCGCAAGCCAGGCCGACGAGGTGCCGGAAAGCTATCGCCGTTATCTCGTGAACGCGCTCCGCGACAGCTTCGACATGCCGGGCGTGCCGATCCGCCTGACATTGCGCCAGCCGAAGAACCCTTACGCGGAGAAGAAGCGGCGCTAG